A stretch of the Arachis stenosperma cultivar V10309 chromosome 6, arast.V10309.gnm1.PFL2, whole genome shotgun sequence genome encodes the following:
- the LOC130932586 gene encoding probable flavin-containing monooxygenase 1 yields the protein MAFQHKNYKVGIIGAGISGIAAAKQLCHYNPIVFESTDSIGGVWKHCSFNSTKLQTPRCDFEFSDFPWPQRDNSSFPSYIEVLEYLQNYATHFDVFKFVKFNSKVVQILHLNNHHHHHDHEYGRLLSGRPVWEVAVENNQTKIVEWYGFELLVVCIGKYGDIPIIPVYPKNKGPENFSGKVLHTMEYSKLDKESAKELLKGKKVAVVGYKKSAIDLAMECAQANSGGGGQPCTMVIRTLHWTVPSYWRKAISKFIESYLVWKLPLEKYGLKPEHQFVEDYASCQMAILPDNFFSEAEKGMIQFKKVSSSKWWFWKNGIEFEDKTKLEADVVVLATGFDGKKKLQSLLPEPFRSLVVDQSGIMPLYRGTIHPLIPNMAFVGYIESISNLQTAELRCKWLARLADEQFKLPSVTKMIEQTTQEIQIMKRTTRFYKRLCISTFSINHNDVICQEMGLNPWRKTSLFSEAFSPYTSQDYYF from the exons ATGGCTTTCCAACACAAAAATTATAAAGTTGGTATAATTGGGGCAGGTATTAGTGGAATTGCAGCTGCAAAGCAGTTATGTCACTATAATCCAATTGTTTTTGAATCCACCGATTCAATTGGTGGTGTTTGGAAACATTGTTCATTCAATTCCACTAAGCTTCAAACCCCAAGATGTGATTTTGAATTCTCTGATTTCCCTTGGCCTCAGAGGGACAATTCATCATTCCCTTCTTACATTGAGGTCTTGGAATACTTGCAAAACTATGCAACACATTTTGATGTGTTCAAGTTTGTTAAGTTCAATTCAAAGGTGGTCCAAATTCTCCATCttaataatcatcatcatcatcatgatcatGAATATGGAAGGCTATTGAGTGGTCGTCCTGTTTGGGAAGTTGCCGTGGAAAACAATCAAACTAAAATTGTTGAG TGGTATGGGTTTGAATTATTGGTGGTATGCATTGGAAAATATGGAGACATACCAATAATACCAGTGTACCCAAAAAACAAAGGTCCAGAAAATTTCAGTGGCAAGGTTCTTCACACAATGGAATATTCTAAGCTTGACAAAGAAAGTGCTAAAGAACTGTTAAAGGGAAAGAAGGTTGCTGTTGTTGGTTATAAGAAATCGGCTATTGATTTGGCTATGGAGTGTGCTCAAGCAAATTCag GAGGTGGAGGACAACCTTGCACAATGGTGATAAGGACTTTACATTGGACAGTTCCATCATACTG GAGAAAAGCAATTTCCAAGTTCATAGAATCATACTTGGTTTGGAAGCTTCCATTGGAAAAGTATGGTCTGAAACCAGAGCACCAATTTGTGGAGGACTATGCTTCTTGCCAAATGGCTATCTTACCTGATAATTTCTTCTCAGAGGCAGAGAAGGGGATGATACAATTCAAGAAGGTTTCTTCTTCCAAATGGTGGTTTTGGAAAAATGGAATTGAGTTTGAAGACAAGACCAAGTTGGAGGCTGATGTTGTTGTTCTTGCCACTGGCTTTGATGGCAAGAAAAAACTTCAATCTCTCTTGCCTGAGCCATTTAGAAGCTTGGTTGTGGACCAATCTGGGATCATGCCCTTGTATAG GGGAACAATTCATCCACTAATCCCAAACATGGCATTTGTGGGTTACATTGAAAGCATTTCAAACCTACAAACAGCTGAATTAAGGTGCAAATGGCTAGCTAGACTTGCTGATGAACAATTCAAGCTTCCAAGTGTGACAAAAATGATTGAACAAACAACACAAGAGATTCAAATCATGAAAAGGACCACAAGGTTTTACAAGAGGCTTTGCATTTCAACATTCAGCATTAACCATAATGATGTCATTTGCCAAGAAATGGGCTTGAATCCTTGGCGGAAGACCAGTTTGTTCTCTGAAGCTTTTAGCCCTTATACCAGCCAAGACTactatttttga